TACGTATAAAAGGGTTGTTCATCTGAGATGAATTAGGCGCGCAAGGGGCTTGTTGAACGACTGCTGCGCTATCAGGTACGTATAAAAGGGTTGTTCATCAGAGATGAACCAGGCGCGCAGAGGCTTCTTGAACGACTGCTGCGCTATCAGGTACGTATAAAATGGTTGTTCATCTGATATGAATTAGGGTGCAGGGGCTTCTTGAGCGACTGCTGCGCTATCAAATATCTACTAAAGGGAGGCTGTTTTATATGAGATAGATAACGGCGCAAGACTCCCGTAAACGCCTAGAAGCCCGATCATCAAATCTAAATAAAAGAGGCTGCTCATCAATTATGAGACAGCCTCTTTCTATTATCTATCAGTAATTACTGAGCGTTAAAGGGAAAGTCTGTAATTGCTGCTGCAGTTACTTTTTCCTGTTTGCCGGTGACCATATTTTTGATACTCACCATTCCTTCCTGCGCTTCACTGTCCCCAATAATAGCAACGAAAGGAATCTCGCGCTTGTTCGCATATTTCATCTGCTTGTCCATCTTGGCATTCTCATGGAACAACTCGGCCGCCACCCCTTTTTCGCGAAGCGCGATAATATGTTGATAGGCCGTTTTGATATGTTGGTCGCCTGTGTACAGGAATATCACTTTTGTCGATTGCTGCGCTGTAGCGGGGAAGAGTTGCATTTCTTCCAATACATCGTAAATGCGATCTACACCAAAAGAAATTCCGACGCCTGAAAGACCGGGTAAGCCAAACAATCCTGTGAGATCATCATAACGTCCACCGCCGCCAATGCTGCCGATCTTTACTACTTCCGGGGCGCGTGCTTCGATGATGATGCCAGTGTAGTAATTCAAACCGCGGGCCAGGGTAAGATCAATTACGGGATGGCTGCTGTAGGTCGTTAATTCGTTGTTGAGTACAAATGTTAGTTCCTCAATGCCCTTAAGGCCAGTGGGAGAGTCTTTCAATACTTCCTTCAGGCGTTCGAGCTTTTCGTCGTTTGTACCATCGATAGAAATGAAGTCTTCTACGATCGCAACTTCAGCTTCGTTTAAACCACGGTCAGTCAGCTCTTTTCTAACACCTTCGATGCCGATTTTATCGAGCTTATCGATCGAGATGGTAATATCAGTCAGTAAGTCGGGGCGTTTAACAAGTTCGGCCAGGCCACCCAGTATTTTACGATTGTTTACGCGCAGGGCAAAACCCTGCAGTCCCAGTTTAGTGAATACCGTATCGTAAATCTTGAGGAGTTCGATTTCGTTGATCAGGGAGGAACTACCCACCACGTCCGCATCACACTGATAAAATTCGCGGTAACGACCACGTGCGGGACGATCACCACGCCAAACCGGCTGAATCTGGTAGCGTTTGAATGGAAAGGTGAGTTCGTTCTGGTTCATTACCACATAACGGGCGAACGGAATCGTGAGATCATACTTCAACGCTTTTTCGCAAAGCAGATTGCCCAGTTCGCGGCTGTCCTTTGCTTGTTGCGCACGACCGAGAATATCACCGTTGTCAAGGATCTTGAAGATCAGTTTATCGCCTTCCTCCCCATACTTCCCGTTAAGTGTGGTAAGGTTTTCCATCGCTGGTGTTTCCAAAGGTTGGAAGCCAAACAGCTCGAATGTATTACGAATGGTTTGCAGTATATAGTTTCTTTTTCTTACCACCGCAGGGCCAAAATCACGGGTACCTTTGGGTATGCTGGGTTTTACCATTATTATAAATTATACGCGTTTAACAGATTGTTTATTTAGAATATTCAGCAGCTGTAACGATTCGTTTGCAGCCATTGAGGATGAGCTGATACACGGGCTCGAACAACGCATCGTCGTACCAGGGATCGGGAACCGGTTGTTGTTGATCCAATAAGAGCTGCACCTTATTACGATCTTCTTCGCTGCGGCTCTTACCCAATACATCTCTGTAGTTGTTAAGGTCCATCACGAAAATGCGATCGAAGTTGTCGAAGTCGGCAGTTTGGAACTGTCGGCCGCGGAGACCGGAGATATCGATGCCATGCTTGCGGGCTACCTGTACTGAACGGGGATCGGGGGGATCACCAACGTGCCAGTTGCCTGTTCCGGCAGAATCTACCGTCCACCCAAGCCGCTGCTCAGTCGCGAGGTGTCTCATAATGCCTTCTGCCAGCGGCGATCGGCAGATATTTCCCAGGCACACCATCAAAATTCTCATCGTAAAAATTCTTTTTTGTGCCTATCACAAGGCTTTTCCAGGCGCAAACCTACATGTTTTTCAGGTAAGTGCATAGTAAACGTACGTGCTCCCTGGCGCTGGCGATATGGAAATGTGCAGGCTGCGCATCTTAATATAAACACCTTATTCCGCGACTCATGAAAGCAAAATCTTTACATAGTAAGAAAATCGATAAAATAAATAGCTGGAGGATACAGCGACTCGCACGGCTACATGCTTTTTATCGCCGGCTCATGTATCGCTTCTCGGGTGTCGCAATGTTTTCGGTATTACTGACGGTTTTAATGACAGGTCCTTACGCTTGCGTGAAAATCGACATGATTAAAAAAGCACCGACAGTTAAACCGAAAGTGAATAGTTCAATTTCGATTTCCGGTAGGTAAGATAAGTCAGCCGTCAACAACAGCGGTTTCAGAAGGTAAAAAACAAGCTCCGCTGGTCGCCCGCCAGGATAGGTGGTAAATTTAAAAGTGATATTTTAACCTTCCTATAAAGTTTATACTAGTTAATTAAAACTATTTTTTTGTATACTTGTAATTCGCAGAACTATGCAAAACGAAGGATCATACAGCAACAACGAAAGAAGAAACTTGCAATACCGCCCTATCGGGGAAGTGGTACGGGGAATATTTTTTATTCTCTTTGGGCTTTTTGCCTTTTTTGCAGAACAGTTAGGAATGGGCGAGTTTAGGTTGCCGACCAATGTCATCTATATAGTAGGAGGAATCCTATGCGCATACGGCCTGTTCCGTGTGATCAATGGCGCGAGGAAATTATTATCTAAATAAGCGAAAGGGAAACTAGTATGAAATTGAGGTTTAACTACCGGACGGGCATTTTATTGCTATTGGCGACCGCATCGTTCTTGATTGCTTGCTCGGATAATAAATCCGTTAAAAAACAAGATACACCAACATCGGGCGAGATCCGTATCTCGGTAGATGAAACGTTTAAACCATTGATGGAAGCGGAACTGAAGGTATTTCAGTCGATATACCCGAAAACGCACATCACTGCAGAATATAAGCCGGAAGCAGATTGTTTCAAAGATCTGTTCAGCGACAGTTCCCGTATGATTATAGTAACACGGGAGCTGAATAATGAGGAGAAGGAGTATTTCAAAAAGGTGAACATCAAGCCAAGAAGTATGCTACTGGCCTGGGACGCACTGGCGCTGGTAACGAATAATGAAAATCCTGACTCGATCTTTACAATGCAACAGGTGCGCGAGATCATGGCAGGTACCAGCCAGCGTAAATGGCAGCTGGTGTTTGACAATGAAAAATCCAGCACGGTGAGGTTCATTGTCGACTCGATCAACAAAGGCAAACCTTTACCACCGCAGACCATGTCTGCCAAAGGAAATGCAGAGGTGATCGACTATGTTTCAAAGAATAAAGACGCGATAGGCGTAATTGGTGTGAACTGGATTTCAGATACGGACGATTACGAAGCTATCGAGTTTACGAATAAAGTAAATGTGGTGAAGGTACGTGCCGACTATGGGTCTGAATTTGTACAGCCTTACCAACTTTATATTGCATCGAGATCTTATCCCTTAGTGAGAGGAATGTTTTTCATTCTCAAAGAACCGCACCAGGGGCTGGGTTCAGGGTTCGCCACTTTTCTCGGAAGCCAGGAAGGCCAACTGTTGATCAGGCGATTTAAATTATTCCCGGCCCGCTCGAATGTGGTGTTCAGGGATGCGACCATAAAATAAAAGCTAAACACATAAACACAACTTTAAAAAACCGATTGCTCATGAACAGAAAGAACTGTTTGATTGCTGCGTTGCTTTGCCTTTCCGGTAGTGCAATGGCCCAATCTGTAGAAGACGGGCTGAAGAATTTGTACTACGAAAAGTACCAATCTGCGAAGCAGGATTTTGAAAAGGTGATAGCCGCGAAACCTACTGAAGACAAGGCTTACTATTACCTGGGTATTGCGGAACTCGGCCTGGAAAACAAAGCTGGTGCTGTAGCAGCATTTCAGAAAGGACTTACTGCTGTACCTAACTCGCCATTGTTAACTGCCGGTTTAGGCCGCATTGACCTGATCGATGGTAAAGTAGAAGCAGCAAAACAAAAGTTTGAGGCTGCCAGCACAGCAACTGAAGGCCGCAATGGCGACGTGGCCCGCGCTATCGCTGATGCTAACTCAGAAATAAAAGGCGGCGACAGGGGTTATGCACTTTCCGTAATGGAAAAACTGCTGAACAACGAAGGCCGTAAAAAGAAAGAAGTATACAACGCAACAGCTGCTGATTACATCGAGCTGGGCGACGCATACAGAATGCTGGGTGGTGAAAACGGCGGTAAAGCCATCACTACTTACGAAAAGGCACTGGAGCTGGACGCGAAAAACGCAGAAGCAGTAACCAAACAAGGTATTGTTAACTACAACGCCCGTTTGCTGCAAGACGCTGTTGCTTCCTGGACTAATGCTACCAATATGGACCCGAACTATGCACCGGCATTCCAGGAGCTGTTTGAGTTCTACTTCACACCGAAGCCCAACCAGTTTTCTGTAGAACATGCTAAAAACTACCTGCAGAAATACCTGGCAGTAGCTGACCCGGCCGATAAACTTAAAAACCAATACTGGCTGGCGTACATGAGCTACCTGAGTAACGATTACGCTGATGCTATCGCGAAAGGAACGGCTGCACTGGCAGAGGCGAATGAAGTGTACAAGCCTAAATTTTCGAGGCTCGTTGGATTGTCTCACCTCCTGAAAGGCGACTCTCTCACGGCACTCAAAGTTGCGGAAGATTATGCAAAATCTGTAGGCGAAGACAAACTCGAAGCACAGGATTATAAACTGATGCAGCAGATCTACGGAAAACTGCAATCCGCTGATTCTGCCACTCAGGCATCTTATACCCAGAAATCACTGGATTACCTGGAAAAATATGCAGAGGCAGACACTTCACGCGATGCAGAAAAATATATTACAGTAGCGGAAGCTTACAAAGCTGCAAATGCTTTAAGAAGAGCAGGCGACTGGTACACAAAAGCACTGGAAGCTAAAATAACTAATAAAGATCAGGTGAGCGCAATGGATTATTATAACCCAGGTAACGCTTACTACTATGGTAGCGCGGGTGGTACAGACACCGCTGCTCTGGATAAATCTCTGGCAGCATTCGCTTTACTGGCTGAAAAGTATCCTGATATCACTACTGGTCACTACTGGTCTGGCCGCGCTGCTGCTGCGAAAGACGTAGAAGCTAAAAGTGGTATTGCTAAGCCTTACTTCGAGAAATACATCTCTATGGCTGAAGGCGATCCGGCTAAAAACAAAACAGGTCTGATTACTGCTTACACCTACCTGATGGTATACTATTACAACCTGGAGGATAAAGCAAACCTGAAATCTTACATCGACAAAATTCTCCCACTGGACCCAGAAAATGGTACGGTGAAGGCGATCAACGATGCGATGAGCAAAACAACCGCAGCTCCTGCTAAAACTAGCGCAGCGGGTACTAAAGGAAAGTAATCGATAACTATTCCATATAGAGAGCAGCGTCCACCAGGGGCGCTGCTCTTTTTTATGCAGTAAAATGAAATTTTAACTAAACCGCAACCTTTCCAGCGTATTGACGGGCCATTTTGGCATGTTTTTTT
This genomic interval from Chitinophaga horti contains the following:
- a CDS encoding PstS family phosphate ABC transporter substrate-binding protein, coding for MKLRFNYRTGILLLLATASFLIACSDNKSVKKQDTPTSGEIRISVDETFKPLMEAELKVFQSIYPKTHITAEYKPEADCFKDLFSDSSRMIIVTRELNNEEKEYFKKVNIKPRSMLLAWDALALVTNNENPDSIFTMQQVREIMAGTSQRKWQLVFDNEKSSTVRFIVDSINKGKPLPPQTMSAKGNAEVIDYVSKNKDAIGVIGVNWISDTDDYEAIEFTNKVNVVKVRADYGSEFVQPYQLYIASRSYPLVRGMFFILKEPHQGLGSGFATFLGSQEGQLLIRRFKLFPARSNVVFRDATIK
- a CDS encoding tetratricopeptide repeat protein translates to MNRKNCLIAALLCLSGSAMAQSVEDGLKNLYYEKYQSAKQDFEKVIAAKPTEDKAYYYLGIAELGLENKAGAVAAFQKGLTAVPNSPLLTAGLGRIDLIDGKVEAAKQKFEAASTATEGRNGDVARAIADANSEIKGGDRGYALSVMEKLLNNEGRKKKEVYNATAADYIELGDAYRMLGGENGGKAITTYEKALELDAKNAEAVTKQGIVNYNARLLQDAVASWTNATNMDPNYAPAFQELFEFYFTPKPNQFSVEHAKNYLQKYLAVADPADKLKNQYWLAYMSYLSNDYADAIAKGTAALAEANEVYKPKFSRLVGLSHLLKGDSLTALKVAEDYAKSVGEDKLEAQDYKLMQQIYGKLQSADSATQASYTQKSLDYLEKYAEADTSRDAEKYITVAEAYKAANALRRAGDWYTKALEAKITNKDQVSAMDYYNPGNAYYYGSAGGTDTAALDKSLAAFALLAEKYPDITTGHYWSGRAAAAKDVEAKSGIAKPYFEKYISMAEGDPAKNKTGLITAYTYLMVYYYNLEDKANLKSYIDKILPLDPENGTVKAINDAMSKTTAAPAKTSAAGTKGK
- a CDS encoding low molecular weight protein-tyrosine-phosphatase, whose product is MRILMVCLGNICRSPLAEGIMRHLATEQRLGWTVDSAGTGNWHVGDPPDPRSVQVARKHGIDISGLRGRQFQTADFDNFDRIFVMDLNNYRDVLGKSRSEEDRNKVQLLLDQQQPVPDPWYDDALFEPVYQLILNGCKRIVTAAEYSK
- the hisS gene encoding histidine--tRNA ligase, giving the protein MVKPSIPKGTRDFGPAVVRKRNYILQTIRNTFELFGFQPLETPAMENLTTLNGKYGEEGDKLIFKILDNGDILGRAQQAKDSRELGNLLCEKALKYDLTIPFARYVVMNQNELTFPFKRYQIQPVWRGDRPARGRYREFYQCDADVVGSSSLINEIELLKIYDTVFTKLGLQGFALRVNNRKILGGLAELVKRPDLLTDITISIDKLDKIGIEGVRKELTDRGLNEAEVAIVEDFISIDGTNDEKLERLKEVLKDSPTGLKGIEELTFVLNNELTTYSSHPVIDLTLARGLNYYTGIIIEARAPEVVKIGSIGGGGRYDDLTGLFGLPGLSGVGISFGVDRIYDVLEEMQLFPATAQQSTKVIFLYTGDQHIKTAYQHIIALREKGVAAELFHENAKMDKQMKYANKREIPFVAIIGDSEAQEGMVSIKNMVTGKQEKVTAAAITDFPFNAQ